The window ATATCTTTTTCAATACTACCTGTAGGATAACACATAGGTCCTAATCCCATTTGCTTTTTAGCGTAATTAATATACCCCAAAATAATCGGAAGCTTTGTCGTTTCAGAAAGCCTATAAAATCCTGTTTTCCAACGCTTTGCATAACCCCTAGTCCCTTCGGGAGCGATCATCAATAAGATTGAATCTGAGTCATTAATCATATCTGCCATAATGGATACCATATTATTTCCTCCCTTCAGTCCTGTTTTGTTTCTATCTATAGGAATAGCTCCTAGTGCTTTCATGATGTATGAAAGAGGAAAAAACATTACCTCTTTTTTAATAGCAAACCTAATTTTTAAATCAGGGTAACTAAATTTGAACAACATGCCATAAAAAAAATCCCAATTACTTGTATGAGGAGCTAGTATTACTATTGCTTTTTGACAAGCTGTTGGTGGAGTAATGTTATGAATTTCCCAACCTAGTAGTTTTGCAATGCCCATAGAACATTGTTTAGTCCAATTATATTTATGTAAACCTATTTTAGTTCTAACAGGCAAAAGAAATCCTGGTAATATCAAGCATATAGTCACACCAATTATCGTTATTGCATATTTCTTGCTGGAAAAGTTTATGGTAGTAATATTCTCTGGTTTTATAAGTGCTAAAAGCAGAGAAACCACACAACTGAATATCCCAATTAGAATAACTGTAAAAAACACATATCGCCCCCCAGGTATTTTATACCCATCACTTTCTTCTTTTGGTTTCATAAAATGCAATTGGATACAGGCTGCAAACACCAGTATATACATAATCATAAGCAACTGAGAACTAACTATTTCAATACACCAAAAAGCGGCTTCCGGTGAATTAATGAAAACAAAAGCAATAACCATGAAACTTACCAAAACACCTTGCACAATCAATAATCGTTGAGGAGAACCATGTTTATTATTTTTTACGAGATTCTTAGGAAAAAACCCTCTTTGTCCAGCTATCATTAAACCTTTAAGGGGTGAAATAATCCATGTATTTAAATAACTAGCCATGCCAATGAGCATCATTATTTCTACAGCACATACTACTGATTTATTACCCAAACATTCGATGGCTTGGATGCTCCCTTGGGATACATCCAATATATCAGCAGGCACTAGCACAGCTATGGAAAGTGTAGAAAGTATATATAAACTAAAAATGATCAGTGCTGTTAAAAGCATTGCCTTAGGGTATGTTTTTCGTGGATTTTTGATATTAGGAATATGATAAGAAGATATTTCTATACCTGTCAAAGCTGCCATAGCTAAAGAAAATTTTGCAACATTTCCTAAATTAGAATCAGGCATAACCATTGTTGGAGGAGGGAGATGGCTCTTTCCATTCAAAAAAGTATAGATGGCAACAGAAATCAATACAACAGCAGGAATCATAGCTCCCAAAATAGTTCCCATGCTGCTAAAGAGGCTAGAGTATTTCAGAGGAAAAAAGTTAAAAATAGTCATACTCCAGAAAAATCCTAACATCAATAGCAATTGATTCAATTTACTAATTTTAGTTTGTAATATATGAACACATATATGATCACATATAAAAATCATTAAAGAAAGAATCATTGTAAAGTAGAGTGTATTGTTGATCCATTCCAGCCAAGAAGCAACAAAACCAATACGGACGCCAAATGCTTCACTAACCCAAATATAAACACCTCCTTGTTTGGGAAACCTCGAACCCAATTCTGCACAAGCCATAGAAATGGGAAGGAAGAAGAGTAGCATAGCTACACTAAAAAAGAATATAGATTGGTAACCGGAGTCAGCAATACAGGGTAGATTTCTTAAGGTAAATATGGCAGAAATGCCTATCATTGCAACAGAAACTGCACCTAGAACTTTGCCATTTTTATTTTCATCAGGCATTATTTATCTGGTTTTTAGGTAAAAGATAGAATAGTCAACACTACTGAAATTAAATATTCCCCTCTAAAAGACTATTAACAAATAACGTGATTAACAATCATTTTTATGCTAATTTTTTGTATTTCACTCAAGTGAAAATTTATAAATTAAACACAACTTTCCAGTTAAAATGCCTAAACAACAAATACAGGACACAAACGACTTTTGTAAGTAGACTTAAAGTTTATAATTCATTATACTTCCCAAGTCTTGTACCCTGAGACCAACTTTTCAAATCATCAAAAGCTCAACAAGCAAAAATATGCATTAAGTTAATTTTTGTAACTACCCAGAGGTCTGTTTTAGATATATAAAATATTATTGATTAATAATTAAAAATATTTGAATCAAATCAAATACATAAACATAATATGCCACTAAAATTTTTATTGTATATTTTATAGTGGAGCACAAATCAGTTATAAAAATAATATTTTTTATACATTATACAGAACAATAGGATATCTAGATAGTTGTCAATTCTCACAAATTCTATATAATACAAATATATAAGAAAATATAGATAAAGAAAGAAACGGGTAATATTTTCTCCGGTGGTGGTACAAATATATGATGGGATAAAAGACTGACATTGAGGATTTTCCACTATATTTGATAAAAAACGGCTAATTTTCTCAAAGCAATATATCATGGAAAAGTGTCCTGGATGTCTGACTGACTTAAATGTAGTAAAAAATGGCCTTAATAAAGACCAAAAACAAAACTATTTATGCAAAAGTTGTAAAAAACAATTTATAGATAGAAGGGCTTTAGTATATAGGAAATTTTCTGGAAATACTACTCTTATATCAAAGATTATCAAGATGTTAGAAAGAGGATGTAGTGTTAGGGATATTGAATATATTGAACAAGTTCCCCGAAGTGTTATATTAAGAATAATTGAAAGATTTAATCTGAAAATAAATCTAAAACAACAAGTATACAAGAGCATACAGATAGATGAAATGTGGTCTTATGTTGGTCGAAAAAG is drawn from Cardinium endosymbiont of Culicoides punctatus and contains these coding sequences:
- a CDS encoding amino acid permease produces the protein MPDENKNGKVLGAVSVAMIGISAIFTLRNLPCIADSGYQSIFFFSVAMLLFFLPISMACAELGSRFPKQGGVYIWVSEAFGVRIGFVASWLEWINNTLYFTMILSLMIFICDHICVHILQTKISKLNQLLLMLGFFWSMTIFNFFPLKYSSLFSSMGTILGAMIPAVVLISVAIYTFLNGKSHLPPPTMVMPDSNLGNVAKFSLAMAALTGIEISSYHIPNIKNPRKTYPKAMLLTALIIFSLYILSTLSIAVLVPADILDVSQGSIQAIECLGNKSVVCAVEIMMLIGMASYLNTWIISPLKGLMIAGQRGFFPKNLVKNNKHGSPQRLLIVQGVLVSFMVIAFVFINSPEAAFWCIEIVSSQLLMIMYILVFAACIQLHFMKPKEESDGYKIPGGRYVFFTVILIGIFSCVVSLLLALIKPENITTINFSSKKYAITIIGVTICLILPGFLLPVRTKIGLHKYNWTKQCSMGIAKLLGWEIHNITPPTACQKAIVILAPHTSNWDFFYGMLFKFSYPDLKIRFAIKKEVMFFPLSYIMKALGAIPIDRNKTGLKGGNNMVSIMADMINDSDSILLMIAPEGTRGYAKRWKTGFYRLSETTKLPIILGYINYAKKQMGLGPMCYPTGSIEKDIADIQDFYRGISGKYPEQGVI